One window of Thermoanaerobaculia bacterium genomic DNA carries:
- a CDS encoding copper-translocating P-type ATPase: protein GEMIPGDPLGEFLSPQVRLWLQLLFATPVAVWAAWPFYERAVVSVRNRSLNMFTLIGLGVGVAYGYSLVAAFFPNLLPHTMRHGGVGGSVPVYFEAAAVITALVLLGQVLELRARGETGSALKKLLGLQATSARRIAADGSEADVPLAEVRVGDRLRVRPGEKIPVDGLVLDGRSAVDESMVSGEPIPVEKVAGAKVVGATVNGTGGLVIRAERVGGETLLARIVAMVATAQRSRAPIQKLADRISAVFVLTVLAVAAVTFALWSMLGPEPRLAHALVNAVAVLIIACPCALGLATPMSIMVAMGRGASMGVLFRNAEAIELLGSVDTLVVDKTGTLTEGRPKLTDFALAPGFSALGERELLGLVAGLELASEHPLAAAIVGGARERGARPALMAENESFDSVTGKGVQGTVSGHRLLVGNRALLEGAGVDPAPLVAAAAALRTAGKTVMFVAVDDQAAALAAVADPVKGSTPEAIRALSAEGIRIVMLTGDSRATAEAVAKGLGIDEVIAEVLPDQKLAVIERLEKEGRKVAMAGDGVNDAPALARARVGIAMGTGTDVAMESAGVTLVKGDLGGIVRARRLSHATMRNIRQNLFWAFAYNAAGVPIAAGILYPWTGWLLSPMLAAAAMSFSSVTVIANALRLRRAALDSPAGATAVSSQR, encoded by the coding sequence TGGGCGAGATGATCCCGGGCGACCCGCTCGGAGAGTTCCTGTCGCCGCAGGTGCGGCTCTGGCTGCAGCTTCTCTTCGCGACACCGGTCGCCGTCTGGGCGGCCTGGCCGTTCTACGAGCGCGCCGTGGTCTCGGTGAGGAACCGTAGCCTCAATATGTTCACCCTGATCGGGCTCGGCGTCGGCGTCGCCTACGGCTACAGCCTGGTCGCGGCTTTCTTCCCCAATCTGCTGCCGCACACGATGCGGCATGGCGGAGTCGGTGGGTCGGTACCGGTCTATTTCGAAGCGGCGGCGGTGATTACCGCCCTGGTGCTGCTCGGCCAGGTGCTCGAGCTGCGCGCGCGCGGCGAGACGGGCTCGGCGTTGAAGAAGCTCCTCGGTCTTCAGGCGACCTCCGCGCGGCGGATCGCCGCCGACGGCAGCGAGGCGGACGTGCCGCTCGCCGAGGTCCGGGTGGGCGACCGACTGCGGGTCCGACCGGGCGAGAAGATCCCGGTGGACGGCCTGGTCCTCGACGGACGCAGCGCGGTGGACGAATCGATGGTCTCCGGCGAGCCGATTCCGGTCGAGAAGGTGGCGGGCGCGAAGGTGGTCGGCGCCACCGTCAACGGCACGGGCGGCCTCGTCATCCGCGCCGAGAGAGTCGGCGGAGAGACGCTCCTCGCCCGCATCGTCGCCATGGTCGCCACGGCGCAGCGCAGCCGGGCACCGATCCAGAAGCTCGCCGACCGGATCTCGGCCGTCTTCGTACTGACGGTGCTGGCGGTCGCTGCAGTGACCTTCGCGCTCTGGTCGATGCTCGGGCCCGAGCCGCGCCTCGCGCACGCCCTGGTCAACGCGGTCGCGGTGCTGATCATCGCCTGCCCTTGCGCTCTCGGGCTCGCGACTCCGATGTCGATCATGGTGGCGATGGGGCGGGGCGCCTCGATGGGCGTCCTGTTTCGCAACGCCGAGGCGATCGAGCTCCTGGGCAGCGTCGATACGCTGGTCGTCGACAAGACCGGAACTCTCACCGAGGGCAGGCCGAAGCTCACCGACTTCGCGCTCGCCCCCGGCTTCTCCGCGTTGGGCGAGAGAGAGCTCCTCGGCCTCGTCGCCGGCCTCGAGCTGGCGAGCGAGCATCCGTTGGCGGCGGCGATCGTCGGCGGTGCGCGGGAGCGCGGAGCCCGTCCGGCACTCATGGCGGAGAACGAGAGCTTCGACTCGGTCACCGGAAAGGGCGTGCAGGGGACGGTTTCGGGCCATCGGCTGCTGGTCGGCAACCGAGCGCTGCTCGAGGGCGCCGGCGTCGATCCCGCGCCGCTCGTCGCCGCGGCCGCGGCGCTGCGGACCGCGGGAAAGACCGTGATGTTCGTCGCCGTCGATGACCAGGCTGCGGCGCTCGCGGCGGTCGCCGATCCGGTGAAGGGCTCGACGCCGGAGGCGATTCGCGCACTTTCGGCGGAAGGCATCCGGATCGTCATGCTGACCGGCGACAGCCGAGCGACCGCCGAGGCGGTGGCGAAGGGGCTGGGGATCGACGAGGTGATCGCAGAGGTGTTGCCTGACCAGAAGCTCGCGGTGATCGAGCGTCTCGAGAAGGAGGGGCGGAAGGTCGCCATGGCGGGCGACGGCGTGAACGACGCTCCGGCGCTGGCGCGCGCCCGGGTCGGCATCGCGATGGGCACCGGCACCGACGTCGCCATGGAATCCGCCGGCGTGACGCTCGTGAAGGGGGATCTCGGGGGGATCGTGCGCGCCCGGCGGCTGTCGCACGCGACGATGCGGAACATCCGCCAGAACCTCTTCTGGGCCTTCGCCTACAACGCCGCCGGCGTGCCGATCGCCGCCGGGATCCTCTATCCCTGGACCGGCTGGCTGCTCTCCCCCATGCTCGCCGCCGCCGCGATGAGCTTCTCCTCGGTGACCGTGATCGCGAACGCGCTCCGCCTGCGCCGTGCCGCGCTCGATTCGCCCGCTGGCGCCACCGCCGTTTCCTCTCAGCGCTGA
- a CDS encoding TolC family protein, with amino-acid sequence MLNSACASVDARPSFDSVAATVAERSGAQPVWSRTAADDEATERAARELLEAPLDDAAAARIALLRNRALIGEIEELGIARADYAQATRLVNPTLAASRRTSGSAPGSNVEVALVADLLDVLVQPARARLAAVEFEAARLRLGQTMLDLVADARTGYVVLVAAEESLERVALVRDLTRAAAKLARRQAAAGNLAERDVALFEAEEAEATIDLTRAEVEAGGARERFKVLLGLRQEGPAWSVARHLPALPGAEPDLTGLEQQALANRLDLDAARFGVDLVGRALSLKRGTRFFPVGVEVGFSRETELDGVRLEGPQIAIALPIFDTGAASIARLEAEERRARRQLEGLALEIASEVRVRRQELLGARSLVETYEGVLLPKRRAILEQTLLHYNMMLEGVYDLLRARREETGSALAATAALREYWLARIGLERAIGARLIDATPTTTDPSSGGAR; translated from the coding sequence GTGCTCAATTCGGCCTGCGCCTCGGTCGACGCCAGGCCGTCGTTCGACAGCGTGGCGGCGACGGTTGCGGAACGCTCCGGAGCCCAGCCGGTCTGGTCGCGGACCGCCGCGGACGATGAAGCCACCGAGCGCGCGGCCCGGGAGCTGCTGGAAGCGCCGCTCGACGACGCTGCGGCGGCCCGGATCGCGCTCCTGCGCAATCGGGCGCTGATCGGGGAGATCGAGGAGCTGGGCATCGCCCGGGCGGACTATGCCCAGGCGACGCGCCTCGTGAATCCGACGCTCGCGGCCTCCCGCCGGACCTCGGGCTCGGCGCCCGGGAGCAACGTCGAGGTCGCGCTGGTCGCCGACCTGCTCGACGTGCTGGTCCAGCCGGCCCGCGCCCGCCTCGCGGCCGTGGAGTTCGAAGCGGCCAGGCTCCGGCTGGGGCAGACGATGCTCGATCTGGTGGCCGATGCCCGCACCGGCTACGTCGTTCTGGTCGCTGCCGAGGAGAGCCTCGAACGGGTCGCGCTGGTGCGCGATCTCACGCGGGCCGCCGCCAAGCTCGCCCGCCGGCAGGCTGCCGCGGGAAACCTCGCAGAGCGGGACGTCGCCCTCTTCGAGGCCGAGGAGGCGGAGGCGACGATCGACCTCACCCGGGCGGAGGTCGAGGCCGGCGGCGCTCGCGAGCGGTTCAAAGTTCTCCTCGGCCTGAGGCAGGAGGGCCCCGCCTGGTCGGTCGCGCGGCACCTGCCGGCGCTGCCCGGTGCGGAGCCCGATCTGACGGGTCTCGAACAGCAGGCGCTCGCGAACCGGCTCGACCTCGACGCGGCGCGTTTCGGCGTCGATCTGGTCGGTCGGGCCCTCTCCCTGAAGAGGGGAACGCGCTTCTTTCCGGTCGGCGTCGAAGTCGGCTTCAGTCGCGAGACAGAGCTCGACGGTGTTCGCCTCGAAGGGCCGCAGATCGCCATTGCCCTGCCGATCTTCGACACCGGAGCCGCCTCGATCGCCCGGCTCGAAGCCGAGGAGCGGCGCGCACGCCGGCAACTCGAAGGGCTCGCGCTCGAGATCGCTTCGGAGGTGCGGGTGCGCCGCCAAGAGCTCCTCGGAGCCCGCTCGCTGGTCGAGACCTATGAAGGAGTGCTCCTGCCGAAGCGCCGCGCGATCCTCGAGCAGACGCTCCTGCACTACAACATGATGCTCGAGGGCGTTTACGACCTGCTGCGCGCGCGTCGCGAAGAGACCGGGTCGGCGCTCGCCGCGACCGCGGCGTTGCGCGAGTACTGGCTTGCCAGGATCGGGCTCGAGCGCGCCATCGGCGCACGCCTGATCGATGCCACCCCAACGACGACCGATCCTTCCTCTGGAGGCGCGCGATGA